From Miscanthus floridulus cultivar M001 chromosome 15, ASM1932011v1, whole genome shotgun sequence, the proteins below share one genomic window:
- the LOC136508602 gene encoding uncharacterized protein isoform X1 — protein MAMAGAAFLRSVAAKTARATPRLPSALEERLQHHGLLPTSSNRIWLSRFSTSTGSTPPTNLRGPQTHNKEVPSGSEWDWAKAAFKEAAPNAAFLLVFSGFSFMYLWLNPEQGRIQANLDAISIKRSARIVEMQQKNERLRAALLDCKRSQIEPRD, from the exons ATGGCAATGGCAGGAGCAGCGTTCCTTCGATCTGTCGCTGCCAAGACGGCCCGCGCAACGCCTCGCCTTCCATCTGCACTGGAGGAGCGCCTTCAACACCATGGCCTCCTTCCAACGAGCTCCAATCGCATTTGGCTTTCTAGATTCTCTACATCTACTGGTTCCACGCCGCCAACCAACCTCAGG GGTCCTCAAACTCATAACAAGGAAGTTCCCAGTGGCAGTGAGTGGGACTG GGCAAAAGCTGCATTCAAAGAAGCTGCACCCAACGCAGCTTTCCTCCTGGTGTTCAGTGGCTTCTCTTTTATGTATTTATGGCTCAATCCGGAACAGGGCCGTATACAGGCCAATCTGGACGCCATCTCGATAAAAAGGTCGGCCAGGATAGTAGAGATGCAGCAAAAAAATGAAAGGCTACGTGCGGCCTTGCTTGATTGTAAGCGAAGTCAGATTGAACCTAGAGATTAG
- the LOC136508602 gene encoding uncharacterized protein isoform X2 has protein sequence MAMAGAAFLRSVAAKTARATPRLPSALEERLQHHGLLPTSSNRIWLSRFSTSTGSTPPTNLRGPQTHNKEVPSGSEWDWAKAAFKEAAPNAAFLLVFSGFSFMYLWLNPEQGRIQANLDAISIKRSARIVEMQQKNERLRAALLD, from the exons ATGGCAATGGCAGGAGCAGCGTTCCTTCGATCTGTCGCTGCCAAGACGGCCCGCGCAACGCCTCGCCTTCCATCTGCACTGGAGGAGCGCCTTCAACACCATGGCCTCCTTCCAACGAGCTCCAATCGCATTTGGCTTTCTAGATTCTCTACATCTACTGGTTCCACGCCGCCAACCAACCTCAGG GGTCCTCAAACTCATAACAAGGAAGTTCCCAGTGGCAGTGAGTGGGACTG GGCAAAAGCTGCATTCAAAGAAGCTGCACCCAACGCAGCTTTCCTCCTGGTGTTCAGTGGCTTCTCTTTTATGTATTTATGGCTCAATCCGGAACAGGGCCGTATACAGGCCAATCTGGACGCCATCTCGATAAAAAGGTCGGCCAGGATAGTAGAGATGCAGCAAAAAAATGAAAGGCTACGTGCGGCCTTGCTTGATT GA
- the LOC136508602 gene encoding uncharacterized protein isoform X3 yields the protein MAMAGAAFLRSVAAKTARATPRLPSALEERLQHHGLLPTSSNRIWLSRFSTSTGSTPPTNLRGPQTHNKEVPSGSEWDWAKAAFKEAAPNAAFLLVFSGFSFMYLWLNPEQGRIQANLDAISIKRTKKHV from the exons ATGGCAATGGCAGGAGCAGCGTTCCTTCGATCTGTCGCTGCCAAGACGGCCCGCGCAACGCCTCGCCTTCCATCTGCACTGGAGGAGCGCCTTCAACACCATGGCCTCCTTCCAACGAGCTCCAATCGCATTTGGCTTTCTAGATTCTCTACATCTACTGGTTCCACGCCGCCAACCAACCTCAGG GGTCCTCAAACTCATAACAAGGAAGTTCCCAGTGGCAGTGAGTGGGACTG GGCAAAAGCTGCATTCAAAGAAGCTGCACCCAACGCAGCTTTCCTCCTGGTGTTCAGTGGCTTCTCTTTTATGTATTTATGGCTCAATCCGGAACAGGGCCGTATACAGGCCAATCTGGACGCCATCTCGATAAAAAG GACAAAGAAGCATGTGTGA